A genomic window from Luteolibacter sp. LG18 includes:
- a CDS encoding prolipoprotein diacylglyceryl transferase family protein: MALMHAILPAGSPIYSLMLLCGIAWGAVYWFRESKTDGRVALIYAGGLAGAFLGAKLAFLFAEGWLYLHDPNRWMIWLSGKSVMGALPGGWAGVEAAKKALGYRKITGDKFARLIPPALILGRIGCLNAGCCKGIACSFGLWPSVEVEIAFQVFALAGLWWMGRRGLQTGQHFHLYLIAYGIFRFLHEFLRATPKPLFGTSGYQWIALATAAAAVIAYRKRAAK, from the coding sequence ATGGCCCTCATGCACGCGATCCTGCCCGCCGGTTCCCCGATCTACTCGCTGATGCTGCTCTGCGGCATCGCGTGGGGCGCGGTGTATTGGTTCCGGGAATCGAAGACGGATGGCCGCGTCGCGCTGATTTACGCAGGTGGTTTGGCGGGAGCCTTCCTCGGGGCGAAGCTCGCGTTCCTGTTCGCGGAAGGCTGGCTTTATCTCCACGATCCGAACCGCTGGATGATCTGGCTGTCCGGGAAGTCGGTGATGGGCGCGCTGCCCGGCGGTTGGGCGGGGGTTGAGGCGGCGAAGAAGGCGCTCGGTTACCGGAAGATCACCGGCGACAAGTTCGCCCGGCTGATTCCCCCCGCGCTGATCCTCGGCCGCATCGGTTGTCTCAACGCGGGCTGTTGCAAGGGCATCGCCTGCTCGTTCGGCCTTTGGCCTTCGGTCGAGGTGGAGATCGCGTTCCAAGTGTTCGCGCTCGCGGGGCTGTGGTGGATGGGACGGCGTGGCTTGCAAACCGGCCAGCACTTCCATCTCTACCTGATCGCCTACGGGATCTTCCGGTTCCTCCACGAGTTCCTGCGCGCCACCCCGAAGCCGCTCTTCGGCACCTCCGGCTACCAATGGATCGCCCTGGCCACCGCGGCGGCGGCCGTCATCGCCTACCGCAAGCGGGCTGCCAAGTAG
- the epsC gene encoding serine O-acetyltransferase EpsC, with product MNPERADGPQRRLQPDPETLQILAHTFDPHVAALLASYAQVGGLNHRDALDMPSTGAIGNICRDLLKILFPGFHDDDAIQEDTLECITRKRLVRVVERLTDQVKKSVNIGKQLGGDDPVPGIMQRFCKSLPMVRELLRTDIEAAYEGDPAATCHEEIILSYPCIEAIAIQRVAHRLYRLGAPIIPRMMTEWAHSRTGIDIHPGARIGAGFFIDHGTGVVIGETCVIGNHVKLYHGVTLGARSFEKDEQGHIVKGLKRHPNVEDNVTIYPNSTILGGETVIGANSTIGANVFLMHSVPAHSLVVYEEKQLSILNKKSRHPKPDDLDFVI from the coding sequence ATGAACCCCGAACGCGCCGATGGCCCCCAGCGCCGTCTCCAGCCCGACCCGGAGACGCTCCAGATCCTGGCCCACACCTTCGACCCCCACGTGGCGGCGCTGCTGGCGTCCTACGCCCAGGTCGGCGGACTGAACCACCGCGACGCCCTCGACATGCCGTCGACCGGCGCGATCGGCAACATCTGCCGGGACCTGCTCAAGATCCTCTTCCCCGGCTTCCACGACGATGACGCGATCCAGGAGGACACCCTGGAATGCATCACCCGCAAGCGCCTCGTGCGGGTGGTGGAGCGCCTCACCGATCAGGTGAAAAAGAGCGTGAACATCGGCAAGCAGTTGGGCGGTGACGATCCGGTGCCGGGGATCATGCAGCGGTTCTGCAAGTCCCTGCCAATGGTCCGCGAACTGCTGCGCACGGACATCGAGGCCGCCTACGAAGGCGACCCGGCGGCGACCTGCCACGAGGAGATCATCCTTTCGTATCCATGCATTGAGGCCATCGCCATCCAGCGCGTGGCCCACCGGCTCTACCGCCTCGGCGCGCCGATCATCCCTCGGATGATGACGGAGTGGGCGCACTCCCGCACCGGCATCGACATCCACCCGGGCGCGCGCATCGGCGCGGGCTTTTTCATCGACCACGGCACCGGCGTGGTGATCGGGGAGACCTGCGTGATCGGCAACCACGTGAAGCTTTACCACGGCGTGACGCTCGGCGCGCGCAGCTTCGAGAAGGACGAGCAGGGCCACATCGTGAAGGGCCTTAAGCGCCACCCGAACGTGGAGGACAACGTCACCATCTATCCGAACTCCACCATTCTCGGCGGGGAAACGGTCATCGGCGCGAACAGCACCATCGGCGCGAACGTGTTCCTGATGCACAGCGTGCCCGCGCACTCGCTGGTGGTGTATGAGGAGAAGCAGCTCAGCATTCTCAACAAGAAATCCCGCCATCCGAAACCGGATGATTTGGATTTCGTGATTTGA
- a CDS encoding rhodanese-like domain-containing protein translates to MSTITPVALQQRFAARPDLVLLDVRTPAEFDEVHVPQARLEPLDRFQSEATIAALGLPKDQPLHLLCRSGARAAQAAAKLQAAGYEPVVVEGGTLAWIKAGLPVVRGERKVIGLERQVRIAAGALVLTGVILSLTVHRGFIGLSGFVGAGLVFAGITDWCGMGLLLAKAPWNQRRPS, encoded by the coding sequence ATGAGCACGATCACTCCCGTTGCCCTCCAACAGCGTTTCGCCGCCCGGCCGGACCTCGTCCTGCTGGATGTGCGGACGCCCGCGGAGTTCGACGAAGTCCATGTGCCGCAGGCACGGCTGGAACCGCTCGACCGGTTCCAGTCGGAGGCCACCATCGCGGCGCTGGGTTTGCCGAAGGACCAGCCGCTCCACCTGCTGTGCCGGTCCGGCGCGCGGGCCGCGCAGGCCGCGGCGAAATTGCAGGCCGCGGGCTACGAACCCGTCGTGGTGGAAGGCGGCACACTCGCGTGGATCAAAGCCGGACTGCCGGTGGTCCGCGGCGAGCGCAAGGTGATCGGCCTCGAACGGCAGGTGCGCATCGCCGCCGGGGCACTCGTGCTCACGGGTGTGATCCTGTCACTCACTGTCCACCGCGGGTTCATCGGGCTGTCCGGTTTCGTCGGCGCGGGCCTCGTCTTCGCCGGGATCACCGACTGGTGCGGGATGGGCCTGCTCCTCGCGAAAGCTCCCTGGAACCAACGCCGACCGTCATGA
- a CDS encoding family 2A encapsulin nanocompartment shell protein produces the protein MSPQPNNSAPLSLSAQSARNLATATVTPPQWDEITPRWLLKLLPYVDVDGGVYRVNRVKQKEGAPTLDLLTVDDGEPKLPATFVDYEEDPREHHLSTIQTVLHTHTRITDLYSNAIDQLREQVRLTVEAVKEREEWELLNHPQFGLLHEVAPEQVIKTRKGPPTPDDLDELLAKVWKKPAFFLANPKTIAAFGREATRRGVPPPTVTLFGSPFITWRGIPLIPTSKIEVDDKGKTSILLVRVGEGQRGVVGLQKAGVTGEIEPGLSVRYMGTNERSLASHLVTRYFSVAVLGEDAIARLDDVFVGNYHEYVYPKA, from the coding sequence ATGAGCCCACAGCCCAACAACTCCGCCCCGCTCAGCCTGAGCGCCCAATCCGCCCGCAATCTGGCCACCGCCACCGTGACCCCACCGCAGTGGGATGAGATCACGCCGCGCTGGCTGCTGAAACTGCTGCCCTATGTCGATGTCGACGGCGGCGTCTACCGCGTCAACCGCGTGAAGCAGAAGGAGGGCGCGCCGACGCTCGACCTGCTGACCGTGGACGATGGCGAACCGAAGCTGCCCGCCACCTTCGTGGACTACGAGGAGGACCCGCGCGAGCACCACCTCAGCACGATCCAAACCGTGCTCCACACCCACACCCGCATCACCGATCTCTACAGCAACGCGATCGACCAGCTCCGCGAGCAGGTCCGCCTGACGGTGGAGGCGGTGAAGGAGCGCGAGGAGTGGGAACTCCTCAACCACCCGCAGTTCGGCCTGCTGCACGAGGTCGCCCCGGAGCAGGTGATCAAGACCCGCAAGGGCCCGCCGACGCCGGACGATCTCGACGAGCTGCTGGCGAAGGTGTGGAAGAAGCCCGCCTTCTTCCTGGCGAACCCGAAGACCATCGCCGCCTTCGGCCGTGAAGCCACCCGCCGAGGCGTGCCGCCGCCAACCGTGACGCTGTTCGGCTCGCCGTTCATCACCTGGCGCGGCATTCCGCTGATCCCGACCAGCAAGATCGAGGTCGATGACAAGGGCAAGACGAGTATCCTCCTGGTCCGCGTGGGCGAAGGCCAGCGCGGCGTGGTCGGCCTGCAGAAGGCCGGCGTCACCGGCGAGATCGAGCCGGGCCTGTCGGTGCGCTACATGGGCACGAACGAGCGCTCGCTGGCCTCGCACCTGGTGACCCGCTACTTCTCGGTGGCGGTGCTGGGTGAGGACGCGATCGCGCGCCTCGATGATGTCTTCGTCGGCAACTACCACGAGTATGTCTATCCCAAGGCTTGA
- a CDS encoding serine acetyltransferase — protein sequence MSHDSFPKGRSQPNERTLAILDHSFDPYVTSLLASYEKMGGLNISDSLNMPSKRAIGEICRDLLQILFPGFHDDDSIANSSLETVTRERLTSVVERLADQVRKSVRIGNPDLPTGRTPPIMQRFCKALAVVRELLRTDIEAAYAGDPAASSYDEIILSYPYIETIAIQRLAHRLYRLGAPIIPRMMTEWAHSRTGIDIHPGARIGLGFFIDHGTGVVVGETCVIGNHVKLYHGVTLGARSFEKDDDGNLVRGTRRHPQVEDHVTIYPNSTILGGNTRIGAHSTIGANVFLMKSVPAHSLVIYEEKQLSIFNKKEKPRQDNGLDFVI from the coding sequence ATGAGCCACGATTCGTTTCCAAAAGGCCGCTCGCAACCGAACGAGCGGACGCTGGCGATCCTCGACCATTCCTTCGACCCGTATGTCACCAGCCTGCTGGCGTCCTACGAGAAGATGGGCGGCCTGAACATCAGCGACTCGCTGAACATGCCGTCGAAGCGGGCGATCGGCGAGATCTGCCGCGACCTGCTCCAGATCCTGTTCCCCGGGTTCCACGACGACGACTCGATCGCCAACAGCTCGCTGGAAACGGTGACGCGCGAGCGCCTGACCAGCGTGGTCGAGCGGCTCGCCGACCAGGTGCGGAAGAGCGTGCGCATCGGCAACCCGGATCTGCCCACCGGCCGCACGCCGCCGATCATGCAGCGGTTCTGCAAGGCGCTGGCGGTCGTCCGCGAGCTCCTGCGCACCGACATCGAGGCCGCCTACGCGGGCGACCCCGCGGCCAGCAGCTACGATGAGATCATCCTGTCCTACCCGTACATCGAAACCATCGCCATCCAGCGGCTGGCGCACCGGCTCTACCGCCTCGGCGCGCCAATCATCCCGCGGATGATGACGGAGTGGGCGCACTCCCGCACCGGCATCGACATCCACCCGGGCGCGCGCATCGGCCTCGGCTTCTTCATCGATCACGGCACCGGCGTGGTGGTCGGGGAAACCTGCGTGATCGGGAACCACGTGAAGCTCTACCACGGAGTGACGCTCGGGGCGCGCAGCTTCGAGAAGGACGACGACGGCAACCTGGTGCGCGGCACCCGCCGCCATCCTCAGGTGGAGGACCACGTCACCATCTATCCGAACTCGACCATCCTCGGCGGAAACACCCGCATCGGCGCGCACTCGACCATCGGCGCGAACGTTTTCCTGATGAAAAGCGTGCCAGCCCACTCGCTGGTGATTTATGAGGAGAAGCAGCTGAGCATCTTCAACAAGAAGGAGAAGCCCCGCCAGGACAACGGCCTCGATTTCGTGATCTGA
- a CDS encoding cysteine desulfurase, whose amino-acid sequence MSIPRLDPGALSGSADPFGTALITRLANELFREGRHAPSSPVSPPTTLAGVPANGPAVPTGPAAAPSPESSDIGLSGGFPTAAPSSPPPVHPTVVGAAPHSQAHDNATDSGGHEKGSTDSYEFGEPRSYTDTFHSHVPESRGRDFPAETRWSDHPQPPVGLPGLNEPQFYFLESVREVSAPAFRGEDAPAKAALAPFDVQGVRKDFPALHQKVNGRPLIWLDNAATTHKPHAVIDATSSFYSRDNSNIHRAAHVLAERSTALFEAGREKVRQFLGAGDKHEIVFLRGTTEGINLIANSYGRQNIGEGDEIILTTLEHHANIVPWQLLAQQTGAVIRVVPINDRGELILEEYVRLLNPRTKIVSVTHVSNALGTVNPVEQIIALAHAHGVPVVVDGAQSTPHIPINVTALDADFFVFSAHKIFGPTGIGALYAKAHLLESMPPWQGGGHMIKDVTFERTVYQSAPEKFEAGTPDIAGVVGLGAAIDYLTATGIPALAAYEHTLLEYATEALSTVPGLRPIGTAANKASVLSFVIPGIPNENIARHLDQHGIAVRAGHHCALPAQRHFGLETTVRPSLAFYNTHEEVDLLVEVLKKLPRR is encoded by the coding sequence ATGTCTATCCCAAGGCTTGATCCCGGTGCCCTCTCCGGCAGCGCGGATCCCTTCGGCACCGCGTTGATCACGCGGCTGGCGAACGAGCTGTTCCGCGAGGGCAGGCACGCGCCGTCGTCGCCGGTGTCGCCCCCGACCACCCTCGCGGGCGTTCCGGCGAACGGTCCCGCCGTACCCACCGGCCCGGCCGCGGCTCCTTCGCCGGAAAGCTCCGACATCGGGCTTTCCGGGGGCTTCCCGACCGCGGCCCCCTCGTCCCCGCCGCCGGTGCATCCGACGGTGGTGGGCGCGGCCCCGCACTCCCAGGCGCATGACAATGCCACCGATTCCGGCGGCCACGAGAAAGGCTCCACGGATTCGTATGAGTTCGGCGAGCCGCGCTCGTACACGGACACCTTCCACAGCCACGTGCCGGAATCGCGCGGCCGCGATTTCCCGGCGGAGACACGCTGGAGCGATCATCCGCAGCCACCGGTCGGATTGCCGGGCCTCAACGAACCGCAGTTCTATTTCCTGGAAAGCGTGCGCGAGGTTTCCGCGCCCGCGTTCCGAGGTGAAGACGCGCCGGCGAAGGCGGCGCTCGCGCCCTTCGACGTGCAGGGCGTGCGCAAGGACTTCCCCGCGCTGCACCAGAAGGTGAACGGGCGGCCCCTGATCTGGCTCGACAACGCGGCCACCACCCACAAGCCGCACGCGGTCATCGACGCCACTTCCTCGTTCTACTCGCGGGACAATTCGAACATCCACCGCGCGGCCCACGTGCTGGCGGAACGTTCGACCGCCTTGTTCGAAGCGGGCCGCGAGAAGGTGCGGCAGTTCCTCGGCGCGGGGGACAAGCACGAGATCGTGTTCCTGCGCGGCACCACCGAGGGCATCAACCTGATCGCGAACAGCTACGGCCGCCAGAACATCGGCGAGGGCGACGAGATCATCCTCACCACGCTGGAGCATCACGCGAACATCGTGCCGTGGCAGTTGCTCGCGCAGCAGACCGGCGCGGTGATCCGGGTGGTGCCGATCAACGACCGCGGCGAGCTGATCCTGGAGGAATACGTGCGCCTGCTGAACCCGCGCACCAAAATCGTGTCCGTGACCCACGTTTCCAACGCGCTGGGCACTGTGAACCCGGTGGAACAGATCATCGCGCTGGCCCATGCACACGGCGTGCCGGTGGTGGTGGATGGCGCGCAATCGACTCCGCACATCCCGATCAATGTCACGGCGCTGGACGCGGACTTCTTCGTGTTCTCGGCGCACAAGATCTTCGGGCCGACCGGGATCGGCGCGCTCTACGCGAAGGCGCACCTGCTGGAATCGATGCCGCCCTGGCAAGGCGGCGGCCACATGATCAAGGACGTCACCTTCGAGCGCACGGTGTATCAAAGCGCGCCGGAGAAGTTCGAGGCCGGCACCCCGGACATCGCCGGGGTGGTGGGACTCGGCGCGGCGATCGATTACCTCACGGCCACCGGCATCCCCGCGCTGGCGGCCTACGAGCACACGCTGCTCGAGTACGCCACCGAGGCGCTCTCCACGGTGCCGGGCCTGCGTCCGATCGGCACGGCGGCGAACAAGGCCAGCGTGCTGTCGTTCGTGATCCCCGGCATTCCGAACGAGAACATCGCGCGGCACCTCGACCAGCACGGGATCGCCGTGCGGGCCGGGCACCACTGCGCGCTGCCCGCCCAGCGGCACTTCGGACTGGAGACCACCGTCCGGCCGTCGCTGGCGTTCTACAACACCCACGAGGAGGTCGATCTCCTGGTGGAGGTCCTGAAGAAACTTCCACGCCGCTGA
- a CDS encoding cysteine synthase A, which yields MNPPTYHGVDGHVGNTPLIHLRRLSELTGCEILGKAEFMNPGGSVKDRAALGIITDAEERGLLKPGMTIVEGTAGNTGIGLTVVGAARGYRTVIVIPETQAPEKITLLRTLGADVRTVPAKPYSDPDNYNHIARRLAEENGWFWANQFDNTANREAHRRTTGPEIWEQTGGTVSAFSAAIGTGGTLAGVSQFLKEKNPAITTVCADPYGAAMWSWFTNGHTDDDDGDSVAEGIGQSRVTANVADAPVDKAFRIDDQTALTILNQLLREEGLFLGLSSGINIGGALGQAIEGGPGQTIVTILCDSGHKYQSKLYDREWLAENGLDPDLPLESLF from the coding sequence ATGAACCCACCCACCTACCACGGCGTCGACGGCCATGTCGGCAACACCCCGCTCATCCACCTGCGACGCCTGTCGGAGCTGACCGGCTGCGAGATCCTCGGCAAGGCGGAGTTCATGAACCCCGGCGGCTCGGTGAAGGACCGCGCGGCGCTCGGCATCATCACCGATGCCGAGGAGCGAGGCCTGCTGAAGCCGGGCATGACCATCGTGGAAGGCACCGCCGGCAACACCGGCATCGGGCTCACCGTGGTCGGCGCGGCCCGCGGTTACCGCACCGTGATCGTCATTCCCGAAACCCAGGCCCCGGAGAAGATCACGCTGCTGCGCACGCTCGGCGCGGATGTCCGCACCGTGCCCGCGAAACCGTACAGCGATCCGGACAACTACAACCACATCGCGCGGCGGCTGGCCGAGGAGAACGGTTGGTTCTGGGCGAACCAGTTCGACAACACCGCCAACCGCGAGGCCCACCGCCGCACCACCGGCCCGGAAATCTGGGAGCAAACCGGCGGCACGGTGAGCGCGTTTTCCGCCGCCATCGGCACCGGCGGCACGCTCGCGGGCGTGTCCCAATTTCTGAAGGAGAAGAATCCCGCCATCACCACCGTCTGCGCCGATCCCTACGGCGCGGCGATGTGGTCGTGGTTCACCAACGGCCACACCGATGACGACGACGGCGATTCCGTGGCGGAAGGCATCGGCCAGAGCCGCGTCACCGCGAACGTCGCCGATGCGCCGGTGGACAAGGCGTTCCGCATCGATGACCAGACGGCGCTGACGATCCTCAACCAGCTGCTGCGCGAGGAGGGCCTGTTCCTCGGCCTCTCCAGCGGCATCAACATCGGCGGCGCGCTGGGCCAGGCGATCGAAGGCGGCCCGGGCCAGACCATCGTGACGATCCTCTGCGACAGCGGCCACAAGTATCAGTCGAAGCTCTACGACCGCGAATGGCTCGCGGAAAACGGCCTCGATCCGGATCTGCCGTTGGAGTCGCTGTTCTGA
- a CDS encoding radical SAM protein, whose amino-acid sequence MQLPSLKETLKRTTSRCPVCHRPAAGEVWKTTGTPSKVYLTRTCPDHGTHDACISSDARFYWLAQGDPANACGPGCACSADPTGIAGTLGRNANAASNAVEVLSTCLALIEIVDSCNLACPTCFADSPVGAAGSKLKSHPLSELQSRIRGVLERKGHIEILQLSGGEPTLHPEFFELLDWIHAEPGIDYCLVNTNGVRIAKEDAFLEELGKRARRGHFQLYLQFDGPQEAGQHELRGTDLRAMKRLVMDRCEAEKIPFTLAMTVTPANLPHLWDTIAEGLRYETCRGVSFQPMFGSGRVMQDPGARLNTADIILGAVEQSGGRLRFEDFTPLPCGDPNCATIGYLLRTPYGVRSISEFIDFASVQGFLRDKVRYELSDLIQCGCENTELGEILHRFEMKEKDAYRLFIKPFMDSWTWDQDRIDRCCTHVIRPDGALDSFCRYYSDPAR is encoded by the coding sequence ATGCAATTGCCGTCGCTCAAGGAAACCCTGAAACGCACCACCTCACGCTGTCCGGTCTGCCACCGGCCCGCCGCGGGCGAGGTGTGGAAGACCACCGGGACCCCCTCGAAGGTCTATCTCACCCGCACCTGTCCGGACCACGGCACGCACGACGCCTGCATCTCCAGCGACGCCCGTTTCTACTGGCTGGCACAGGGCGATCCCGCGAACGCCTGCGGCCCCGGCTGCGCCTGCTCCGCCGATCCCACCGGCATCGCGGGCACCTTGGGAAGAAACGCGAACGCCGCCAGCAATGCCGTCGAGGTCCTCTCCACCTGCCTCGCGCTGATCGAGATCGTCGATTCCTGCAATCTCGCCTGCCCGACCTGTTTCGCGGATTCGCCGGTGGGCGCGGCGGGGTCGAAATTGAAATCGCACCCGCTATCGGAACTCCAGTCCCGCATCCGCGGCGTGCTCGAGCGGAAGGGCCACATCGAGATCCTCCAGCTTTCCGGCGGGGAGCCGACGCTGCACCCGGAGTTCTTCGAGCTGCTCGATTGGATCCACGCCGAGCCCGGCATCGACTACTGCCTGGTGAACACCAACGGCGTGCGGATCGCGAAGGAGGATGCCTTCCTGGAGGAGCTGGGGAAACGCGCGCGCCGCGGCCACTTCCAGCTCTATCTCCAGTTCGATGGCCCCCAGGAAGCAGGTCAGCACGAGCTGCGCGGCACCGATCTGCGCGCGATGAAACGCCTCGTCATGGACCGCTGCGAGGCGGAGAAGATCCCGTTCACGCTGGCGATGACCGTCACGCCCGCGAACCTGCCGCACCTGTGGGACACCATTGCGGAGGGGCTGCGCTACGAAACCTGCCGCGGAGTGTCGTTCCAGCCGATGTTCGGCAGCGGCCGCGTGATGCAGGACCCCGGCGCGCGGCTGAATACCGCGGACATCATCCTCGGCGCGGTGGAGCAGTCCGGCGGGCGGCTGCGCTTCGAGGACTTCACCCCGCTGCCCTGCGGGGATCCGAACTGCGCCACCATCGGCTACCTGCTGCGCACGCCCTACGGGGTCCGCAGTATTTCCGAGTTCATCGATTTCGCCAGCGTCCAGGGCTTCCTGCGGGACAAGGTCCGCTACGAGCTCTCCGACCTGATCCAGTGCGGCTGCGAGAACACCGAGCTGGGCGAGATCCTGCACCGCTTCGAGATGAAGGAGAAGGACGCCTACCGCCTGTTCATCAAGCCGTTCATGGATTCCTGGACCTGGGACCAGGACCGCATCGACCGCTGCTGCACCCACGTCATCCGCCCGGACGGCGCGCTCGATTCGTTCTGCCGCTACTACTCCGACCCGGCACGATGA